One Chryseobacterium indoltheticum DNA segment encodes these proteins:
- a CDS encoding trypsin-like peptidase domain-containing protein — MKSTFKKLLPFAVVGILSGATTVGVQQYLVHDSNNGDQSYFTKSNNASFVGMNTATVGDDFVKASKMTVPAVVTIKNYQNRASSRASEQDLFDFFFGDPLGGKGQQRQKQQQAPENMPSGLGSGVIISPDGYIISNNHVVAGANKLEVVLSNKKSYIATLVGTDPNTDISLLKIEEKGLPYLNFANSDNIEVGQWVLAVGNPLGLNSTVTAGIISAKGRGIGILSGQGKATNPIESFIQTDAAINPGNSGGALVNVNGDLIGINSAISSTNGYYQGYGFAVPANLARKIIEDIKKFGIVQRGFLGVNSLDLSNDQQVAFYNQEKKTNIKPGSGVYIIGLPDNSGAQDAGMKIGDIITKIDGVNITDFADLSVAIGSKRPGDKVQVTYTRNGKETTSTVTLRDQKGGTSARTKADLSVTEKIGAEFQSLDDRTKAYYGLSSGVVAKNVVEGSEIAKAGIVDGYIITEINGKPVNSQKDVENLLNKFTGTGQIKYMDDYGRGYQRGFKMP, encoded by the coding sequence ATGAAGAGTACTTTTAAAAAACTTTTACCATTTGCCGTTGTGGGGATCCTATCAGGAGCTACTACTGTTGGCGTACAACAATATTTAGTTCACGATTCTAATAACGGGGATCAATCTTATTTTACCAAATCAAACAACGCCTCTTTTGTAGGGATGAATACTGCAACCGTGGGTGATGATTTTGTGAAAGCGTCTAAAATGACCGTACCAGCTGTTGTTACGATTAAAAATTATCAAAACAGGGCATCAAGCAGAGCTTCTGAGCAGGATTTGTTTGACTTCTTTTTTGGTGATCCTCTTGGAGGAAAAGGTCAACAAAGACAAAAACAACAGCAAGCACCAGAGAATATGCCTTCAGGGCTAGGATCGGGAGTGATTATTTCTCCGGACGGGTATATTATTTCAAACAATCACGTTGTGGCGGGAGCCAATAAGCTTGAAGTTGTTTTAAGCAATAAAAAATCCTACATCGCAACATTGGTAGGCACAGATCCCAACACCGATATTTCATTATTGAAAATCGAAGAAAAAGGTTTGCCTTATTTAAACTTTGCCAATTCTGATAATATTGAAGTTGGACAATGGGTTCTTGCAGTAGGAAATCCGCTTGGGTTGAATTCTACTGTTACAGCGGGAATTATTTCTGCAAAAGGAAGAGGAATAGGAATTCTGAGCGGACAGGGAAAAGCAACAAACCCAATCGAAAGCTTTATACAAACTGATGCCGCTATTAATCCCGGGAACTCAGGAGGAGCATTGGTGAATGTGAATGGTGATTTAATTGGAATTAATTCAGCGATCTCATCAACAAACGGATATTATCAAGGATACGGATTTGCTGTTCCAGCGAATTTAGCAAGAAAAATTATTGAGGATATCAAGAAATTCGGTATTGTACAAAGAGGTTTCTTAGGTGTAAATTCTTTAGATCTATCAAATGATCAGCAAGTTGCTTTTTACAACCAAGAAAAGAAAACCAATATAAAACCGGGTTCAGGAGTTTATATTATTGGACTTCCTGACAATAGTGGTGCACAGGATGCAGGAATGAAAATCGGTGATATCATTACTAAAATTGATGGAGTCAACATTACAGATTTTGCTGATCTCTCTGTTGCCATCGGAAGTAAAAGACCAGGTGACAAAGTACAGGTGACCTATACAAGAAACGGAAAAGAAACGACGTCAACCGTTACATTGAGAGATCAAAAAGGTGGAACTTCAGCGAGAACTAAAGCCGATCTAAGCGTTACCGAAAAAATAGGTGCCGAGTTCCAAAGTCTGGATGACAGAACGAAAGCTTACTATGGATTAAGCAGCGGAGTTGTTGCTAAAAATGTAGTGGAAGGAAGCGAAATCGCTAAGGCGGGTATCGTTGACGGTTATATCATTACAGAAATTAACGGGAAGCCAGTAAATTCTCAGAAAGATGTAGAAAACTTATTAAATAAATTCACCGGAACAGGCCAGATAAAATATATGGATGATTACGGAAGAGGTTATCAAAGAGGATTCAAAATGCCTTAA
- a CDS encoding N-acetylmuramoyl-L-alanine amidase family protein, whose product MYKLNFKTILAFLLIFFTSFTFAQKKFTVVLDAGHGGSDNGANRNYPDLGLVQEKHVTLGIVLKLGAMLEKNKEFKVIYTRKIDEYPSLTDRTNTANRSRADLFISVHVNSSPSRSATARGTETFVQGPAQNRENLEVAKQENSVIYLDEKDKETFASYDPSSPESLIALKLQQSKYLENSLIVGSFVEGNFEKSGRFSRGVKQENLHILRRSAMPSILIETGFVNNYDDAAFLNSERGQVETAENIYKAIIDYKKAVDRKTGAQVITRKPEPEKPAEVALKNDFRILLMTMPVKYNDGDPELKGLNYILPIKENGLYKYYYGVTNMASVKDINLKTAKDAGFRNSYAVGFMPNQKLSIGYYNIEVYVGKDKLSANSYILQTLKDVDRNKSNGMFYYTYGKVYTLEDAVKLQKELESKGIKNTVIQKNFK is encoded by the coding sequence ATGTACAAACTAAATTTTAAAACAATTTTAGCATTTCTACTGATATTCTTCACCTCTTTTACTTTTGCACAAAAAAAATTCACTGTAGTTTTAGATGCAGGGCATGGGGGAAGCGATAACGGAGCCAACAGAAATTATCCCGATCTGGGTCTTGTTCAAGAGAAACATGTAACTTTGGGAATTGTTCTGAAATTGGGAGCAATGCTTGAGAAAAACAAAGAATTTAAAGTTATTTATACCCGAAAAATAGACGAATACCCTTCTTTGACAGACAGAACCAATACTGCGAACCGAAGCAGAGCAGATTTATTTATCTCTGTACACGTAAACTCTTCGCCAAGCCGTTCTGCTACTGCAAGAGGTACCGAAACTTTTGTACAAGGTCCTGCTCAAAACAGAGAAAACCTTGAAGTGGCAAAACAGGAAAACAGTGTAATTTATCTTGATGAAAAAGATAAAGAAACGTTTGCCTCTTACGACCCGTCTTCACCAGAATCTTTAATTGCCTTAAAACTACAGCAAAGTAAATATCTTGAAAACAGCTTAATCGTAGGAAGTTTTGTAGAAGGAAACTTTGAAAAAAGCGGTCGTTTTTCGCGTGGTGTAAAACAAGAAAACTTACACATCTTAAGAAGAAGTGCCATGCCTTCTATCCTTATTGAAACAGGATTTGTTAATAATTATGACGATGCTGCATTCTTAAATTCCGAAAGAGGACAAGTAGAAACAGCAGAAAACATCTATAAAGCAATTATTGATTACAAAAAAGCGGTTGACAGAAAAACAGGTGCACAAGTCATTACCAGAAAACCGGAACCTGAAAAACCGGCAGAAGTAGCATTGAAGAACGACTTCAGAATTTTATTGATGACCATGCCTGTAAAATATAATGATGGAGATCCTGAATTGAAAGGATTGAATTATATTCTTCCTATCAAAGAAAACGGTTTGTACAAATACTATTACGGCGTTACCAATATGGCTTCTGTAAAAGATATCAACCTTAAAACAGCAAAAGATGCAGGTTTCAGAAACTCTTATGCGGTAGGATTTATGCCAAATCAGAAACTGAGCATTGGTTATTATAACATTGAAGTGTATGTAGGAAAAGACAAACTAAGCGCAAATTCTTATATTCTTCAAACCCTGAAAGACGTAGACCGAAACAAATCTAACGGAATGTTCTACTACACCTACGGAAAAGTTTATACCTTGGAAGATGCTGTAAAACTTCAAAAAGAATTGGAAAGCAAGGGAATAAAAAATACCGTAATTCAGAAGAATTTTAAATAA
- a CDS encoding 5-formyltetrahydrofolate cyclo-ligase encodes MKKSEIRKIYLEKRKNLSQDEVFLLSERIFENFINFFKPVSNQKVHIFIPIEKFKEINTQIFIDYFLSRNIKVFVPKIVDTKLISVEIFSDTQFETNNWGISEPVSNEDSEVLDFDFVITPLLYCDFKGNRVGYGKGFYDQFFENISKNSKKIGVNYFNPDDIIDDVWENDIPLDYLVTGTDVLSFSVKSE; translated from the coding sequence ATGAAAAAATCAGAAATCAGAAAAATATATCTCGAAAAAAGAAAAAATCTGTCACAAGATGAGGTTTTCCTTTTGTCTGAAAGAATTTTTGAAAATTTCATCAATTTTTTTAAACCGGTTTCCAACCAGAAAGTCCATATTTTCATTCCGATTGAAAAGTTTAAAGAAATAAACACCCAGATTTTTATTGATTATTTTCTCAGCAGAAACATAAAAGTTTTTGTTCCTAAAATTGTCGATACAAAATTAATTTCTGTTGAAATTTTCTCCGACACGCAATTTGAAACCAATAATTGGGGGATTTCAGAGCCTGTTTCAAATGAAGATTCGGAAGTGCTAGATTTTGATTTTGTGATTACTCCTTTGCTTTATTGTGATTTTAAAGGGAATAGAGTAGGATATGGAAAAGGTTTTTATGATCAGTTCTTTGAAAATATTTCAAAAAATTCAAAAAAAATCGGAGTTAATTATTTTAACCCCGATGATATAATTGATGATGTCTGGGAAAATGATATCCCTTTAGACTATCTTGTGACAGGTACTGATGTGCTGTCTTTTTCTGTTAAATCAGAATAG
- the trhO gene encoding oxygen-dependent tRNA uridine(34) hydroxylase TrhO, translated as MQLYNTLSAEERAQLIDEAGKQRLTLSFYAYAKIEDPKKFRDELFIAWNALDALGRIYVAHEGINAQMSIPADQFDDFKNTLEAYDFMKGIRLNVAIEQDNHSFLKLTIKVRHKIVADGLNDDTFDVTNKGIHLKAQEFNNLLEDPNTIVVDFRNHYESEVGHFEGAITPDVENFRESLPIINEQLQDFKEDKNLLMYCTGGIRCEKASAYFKHQGFKNVFQLEGGIIEYARQVKEDGVESKFLGKNFVFDHRLGERITDDIISQCHQCGKPCDNHTNCANDACHLLFIQCDDCKTAMENCCSTECLEITHLPVEEQVALRKGLQVGNKVFRKGKSDALTFKKSGDLPNKSLAKVDSKNIRQKIAVKKALLGKAEHYYTKSKIAQFLIENNEVSVGDKILISGPTTGEQEVIITEMLVDGSSCETAKAGDQITFELPFRVRLSDKIYKILG; from the coding sequence ATGCAACTGTATAACACCTTAAGCGCAGAAGAAAGAGCTCAGCTTATTGATGAAGCCGGTAAGCAACGCCTTACTTTGTCTTTCTATGCGTATGCCAAAATTGAAGATCCCAAAAAATTTCGCGACGAATTATTTATAGCCTGGAATGCACTCGATGCATTGGGTCGTATCTACGTTGCGCATGAAGGAATTAATGCTCAGATGAGTATTCCTGCAGATCAATTTGACGATTTTAAAAATACGCTGGAAGCCTATGATTTTATGAAAGGCATTCGTCTCAACGTGGCTATCGAACAAGACAACCATTCTTTCTTAAAATTAACAATTAAAGTTAGGCATAAGATTGTTGCCGATGGCCTGAATGATGATACTTTTGATGTGACCAATAAAGGAATTCACCTTAAAGCACAAGAATTCAATAATTTGCTTGAAGACCCGAATACGATTGTCGTTGATTTTAGAAATCACTACGAAAGTGAAGTCGGTCATTTTGAAGGCGCCATTACTCCGGATGTAGAAAACTTCAGAGAAAGTTTACCGATTATCAACGAACAGCTTCAGGATTTTAAAGAAGATAAAAATCTGCTGATGTATTGTACCGGCGGAATCCGTTGTGAAAAAGCCAGCGCTTATTTTAAACATCAGGGTTTTAAAAATGTTTTCCAATTGGAAGGTGGAATTATTGAGTATGCACGTCAGGTAAAGGAAGATGGTGTTGAAAGTAAATTTTTAGGTAAAAACTTTGTGTTTGATCATCGGTTAGGTGAAAGAATTACCGACGATATTATTTCACAGTGTCATCAATGTGGAAAACCTTGTGATAATCATACCAATTGTGCCAATGATGCGTGCCATTTACTATTTATACAATGTGATGACTGTAAGACGGCAATGGAAAACTGCTGTTCAACGGAATGTTTAGAAATAACGCATTTACCTGTAGAAGAGCAAGTCGCACTAAGAAAGGGATTGCAGGTAGGAAATAAAGTTTTCAGAAAAGGAAAATCTGATGCTTTGACCTTTAAAAAATCAGGTGATTTACCCAATAAATCTTTAGCAAAAGTTGATTCAAAAAATATTCGTCAGAAGATTGCTGTCAAAAAAGCGCTGCTCGGAAAAGCTGAACATTACTACACAAAATCAAAGATTGCCCAGTTTTTAATTGAAAATAATGAAGTTTCAGTTGGAGACAAGATTTTAATCTCTGGTCCTACAACCGGTGAACAGGAAGTTATCATTACTGAAATGCTGGTTGATGGCAGCTCTTGTGAAACAGCAAAAGCAGGAGATCAAATTACTTTTGAGCTTCCGTTCAGGGTTCGTTTGTCTGATAAAATATATAAAATTTTAGGATAG
- a CDS encoding TrmH family RNA methyltransferase — protein MIIESFQNEKIKHITKLLTDNRFRKKSGVFVVEGQQENERAQQYHFEAVEFFICENIFKGKTPQEKIHFVNDKVYEKIAYRGSSEGIIGIYKTKEAPLNSFKPKENSTIIIVEGVEKPGNLGAILRSCEAFGIDALIVADGKTDFYNPNVIRSSVGCLFGMDVFQADNNEVYEFLQKNSFNIYTTIMDETSKDMFERDFKKRSAVLFGTEHSGLSKFWFDKGENTLIPMTGSIDSLNLSNAVAITCYEALRQKKS, from the coding sequence ATGATCATCGAAAGTTTCCAGAACGAAAAGATAAAACACATTACCAAACTCCTTACAGACAACCGCTTTCGTAAAAAATCGGGAGTTTTTGTGGTAGAAGGGCAACAGGAAAACGAAAGAGCTCAGCAGTATCATTTTGAAGCCGTAGAATTTTTTATCTGCGAAAATATTTTCAAAGGAAAGACTCCTCAAGAAAAAATTCACTTTGTCAATGATAAGGTTTATGAGAAAATTGCGTATCGTGGGAGTTCAGAAGGGATCATCGGAATCTATAAAACCAAAGAAGCTCCTCTTAATAGCTTTAAACCAAAAGAAAACTCAACCATAATTATTGTGGAAGGCGTTGAAAAACCCGGAAACCTGGGTGCGATTTTAAGAAGCTGTGAAGCTTTCGGAATTGATGCCTTGATTGTTGCTGACGGAAAAACAGATTTTTACAATCCAAATGTAATCCGGTCAAGTGTAGGTTGTCTTTTTGGAATGGACGTTTTTCAGGCTGACAACAATGAGGTCTACGAATTTTTACAGAAAAACAGCTTCAACATCTATACAACCATAATGGATGAGACTTCAAAAGATATGTTTGAGCGAGATTTCAAAAAGCGTTCAGCAGTTTTATTTGGCACCGAACATTCGGGATTGAGTAAATTCTGGTTTGATAAAGGTGAGAATACATTAATACCAATGACAGGAAGTATTGACTCATTGAATTTGAGTAATGCCGTAGCCATTACCTGCTATGAAGCTTTAAGACAAAAGAAATCTTAA
- a CDS encoding cation:proton antiporter, which translates to MILLSIHNLSLPIEDPVLKFLLVLIIILAAPLLLNKIKVPHLLGLIIAGAVIGPNGFNVLARDSSIVVTGTTGLLYIMFLAGLEIDMGDFKKNKWKSLTFGLFTFIVPFVLGYLGGYYILNFSVLTSVLFASLFSSHTLIAYPLISKLGIAKNPAVNITVGGTMITDVLALLALAIIVGMSQGDVGTEFWVKLSVSFIVFGLIVLVIFPMIGRWFFKKVDDKISQYIFVLVMIYLAALLAELAGVEAIIGAFFAGLALNRLIPHTSSLMNRVEFVGNAIFIPFFLISVGMLIDFKVFFESWETLEVAAIMLVASIGGKYLSAIATQKTFRLSKEEGKLIFGLSSASAAATLASVMVGYNIIISETETGEPVRLLNEHILNGSILLILVSCTVSSFISMSSAQKIAEQDNEETVSGNSHEQENILLALNHESTVERMVNLGILIKAHSNTENLFALNVINEEKNESSEKNADKLLHQATDTAAAADVKIQPLKRYDNDVIIGVNNVIKEQNITDLIIALEDSKGFSPSFTDNLYNGYLQRDDVNVLVYHAIQPLATIKNHAVMIPENAHKEAGFFHALLRVWNIARNSGATITFYASEEILNILQRIIKKANIEAEFIIMSRWKDGEETAAQLKDNEALIIFMAKRGMKSYIPQMRLIPELLNKNLSDKNYLLIFPFSEFDSTNSEKRSVGNHNDFMEIGNIVNNVFR; encoded by the coding sequence ATGATTCTATTAAGCATACACAACCTCAGTCTCCCCATTGAAGATCCTGTATTGAAGTTTCTTTTGGTACTTATCATCATTCTTGCCGCACCACTTTTACTCAACAAAATTAAAGTTCCTCATCTTTTAGGATTAATCATTGCAGGTGCAGTAATTGGCCCAAACGGATTTAATGTACTGGCAAGAGACAGCAGCATTGTAGTTACCGGTACCACCGGGCTGCTTTATATTATGTTTCTCGCCGGCCTGGAAATCGACATGGGAGATTTCAAGAAAAATAAATGGAAAAGCCTTACTTTCGGGTTATTCACCTTCATCGTCCCCTTTGTTTTGGGATATTTGGGAGGATATTATATTCTGAACTTTTCGGTATTAACTTCCGTACTTTTTGCCAGTTTATTTTCATCTCATACTTTAATTGCCTATCCGCTGATCAGCAAATTGGGCATCGCAAAAAACCCGGCAGTCAATATAACCGTTGGAGGAACGATGATTACAGATGTTTTGGCATTATTGGCTCTTGCCATCATTGTAGGTATGTCTCAAGGTGATGTAGGAACAGAATTCTGGGTAAAATTATCGGTTTCCTTTATTGTTTTCGGGCTCATCGTTTTGGTGATTTTCCCGATGATAGGAAGGTGGTTTTTCAAGAAAGTAGATGATAAAATCTCACAATATATTTTTGTATTGGTTATGATTTATCTGGCTGCTTTATTGGCCGAATTAGCCGGAGTTGAAGCCATAATCGGGGCATTCTTTGCAGGACTTGCTTTAAACAGATTAATTCCGCATACTTCTTCATTGATGAACCGTGTAGAATTTGTCGGAAACGCCATATTTATACCTTTTTTCCTAATAAGCGTCGGAATGCTGATCGATTTTAAAGTTTTTTTTGAAAGCTGGGAAACTTTGGAAGTTGCAGCCATTATGCTTGTTGCGTCCATTGGAGGAAAATATCTTTCGGCTATTGCCACACAAAAAACATTCAGACTTTCTAAAGAAGAGGGAAAACTTATTTTCGGTCTCAGTTCCGCTTCCGCAGCAGCAACATTAGCTTCAGTAATGGTCGGTTACAATATCATCATTTCAGAAACAGAAACCGGTGAACCGGTAAGGTTATTAAACGAACATATTCTTAACGGAAGTATTTTACTCATTCTTGTTTCATGTACCGTTTCATCATTTATTTCCATGTCGAGTGCTCAGAAGATCGCAGAACAGGATAATGAAGAAACAGTTTCCGGGAACAGTCATGAACAGGAAAATATTCTTTTAGCTTTAAATCATGAATCTACTGTAGAAAGAATGGTAAATCTTGGGATTTTAATTAAAGCTCATTCGAACACCGAAAATTTATTTGCTTTAAATGTTATTAATGAAGAAAAAAATGAATCTTCAGAAAAAAATGCAGACAAGCTACTCCATCAAGCTACCGATACAGCCGCGGCCGCAGATGTGAAAATACAGCCTTTAAAAAGATATGACAACGATGTCATCATCGGTGTAAACAATGTAATTAAAGAACAAAACATCACTGATCTTATTATCGCACTAGAAGACAGCAAGGGTTTTTCGCCGTCTTTTACAGACAATCTTTACAATGGTTATCTGCAGCGTGATGATGTCAACGTTCTGGTTTATCATGCCATTCAGCCTTTAGCAACTATAAAAAATCATGCAGTAATGATTCCTGAAAATGCACATAAAGAAGCCGGATTTTTTCATGCTTTGCTGAGAGTTTGGAATATTGCAAGAAATTCGGGAGCAACGATCACCTTTTATGCTTCAGAAGAGATCCTGAATATTTTACAGAGGATCATTAAAAAAGCCAATATTGAAGCTGAATTTATCATAATGAGCAGATGGAAAGATGGCGAAGAGACCGCGGCTCAGCTCAAAGATAATGAAGCCCTTATTATTTTTATGGCAAAAAGAGGAATGAAATCATATATTCCACAAATGAGATTGATTCCTGAGCTTCTAAACAAAAATTTGAGTGATAAAAATTATTTACTGATTTTCCCTTTTTCAGAATTCGACAGTACAAATTCTGAGAAAAGATCGGTAGGGAATCATAATGATTTTATGGAAATAGGAAATATTGTAAATAATGTCTTCAGATAA
- a CDS encoding putative LPS assembly protein LptD, translating to MDKTVFKNILQFLIILIFNSFLAQEGPKKVVKATIINDTISKKDTIAAPKESLDAVVDYKADDIRRDVPKRMIYLNKNAQVKYQDMQIDADYISIDEERSLVFARGKLDSLGKVFELAQVNQAGKKYEVESFNYNTKTREAIAYNARTEESEGLIVADKTKKYNDSVFVMRHAEFTTDTYYIEKKDTRPDYHLLASYIKMQKGKNSSSLIVGPSQMYIEDVPTPLILPFAILPFSSKRSAGILIPSFGEREDVGFFLNGIGYYQPIGEHFDLKVLADIYTKGSWTIRPEMNYLKKYRYSGNFSADIGSTVRGIKGLDNYSKTGTYRIAWRHTQDTKANPFLTFSASVDVTSQTFYNNTVNNNYILDQSVLRTQQNSTLTLTKRFLKLPATITGTASYSQNFATGLADLRLPQMNVAINQFYLFKSKTGVRSGLLENITVNTGLNLSNFVSTEEGELFTDAMWDKLQTGLKNNIALGTNTTFAKYFTFSLSATIDNALTTKTLTKYYDPVQNIEVDQINKQIAGYSIFSTSASVQTQLYGMLNFKKGSTIEAIRHMVTPSIGFTYSPDFGGEQFGYFKNFYNANGALTPYSIFDRGIVGTPTTGMVGALSYNIGNNIEMKVKSKSDSTGVKKMKIFESLNISGNYNFAAKSHPWSIISVSGQSSFFDNKLSVNTSLSIEPYKILFAPGSDTGIRTEDFGSFSVQGFNVQLSYPLSSELFGEKKDYAKTYSQKGEIRNENYFFDDDNYAHFDQAWTLNVNANYQYSRNLTRTANKIASIGLDGSLKLTPYWNINGSTHYDMVTKELAYTRIGFSRDQRSFTINFNWVPFGQYKVYDFFIGIKANILSDALKYKDRSFTQPNAPF from the coding sequence TTGGACAAAACCGTCTTCAAAAATATATTACAATTTTTAATTATCCTAATTTTTAACAGTTTTTTAGCACAGGAAGGTCCTAAAAAAGTAGTTAAAGCTACGATAATTAATGATACTATTTCCAAAAAGGATACCATAGCTGCACCCAAAGAATCTCTAGACGCTGTAGTAGATTATAAAGCTGATGACATTCGTAGAGATGTTCCGAAAAGGATGATTTACCTGAATAAAAATGCTCAGGTAAAATATCAGGATATGCAGATAGATGCAGATTATATCTCGATCGATGAAGAGAGAAGCCTGGTTTTTGCCCGTGGAAAGCTAGATTCTTTAGGCAAAGTATTTGAGCTTGCTCAGGTGAATCAGGCAGGGAAAAAGTACGAAGTAGAAAGCTTTAATTATAATACGAAAACCAGAGAAGCCATTGCTTATAACGCAAGAACTGAGGAAAGTGAAGGATTAATTGTAGCGGATAAAACCAAAAAATACAACGATTCTGTCTTCGTAATGCGACATGCAGAGTTCACGACCGATACTTATTATATAGAAAAAAAAGACACGAGACCCGATTATCACCTTTTGGCATCTTATATCAAAATGCAGAAAGGAAAAAACAGTTCGTCTTTAATTGTAGGTCCGTCACAAATGTACATCGAAGATGTTCCAACACCTTTGATCTTGCCGTTTGCGATTTTGCCGTTTTCAAGTAAAAGATCTGCAGGAATTTTGATTCCGAGTTTTGGGGAAAGAGAAGATGTCGGTTTTTTTCTAAACGGGATAGGATATTATCAGCCAATCGGAGAACATTTTGATCTGAAAGTTCTGGCAGATATTTATACAAAAGGAAGCTGGACGATAAGACCTGAAATGAATTATCTTAAAAAATACCGATATTCAGGTAATTTCTCAGCAGATATCGGAAGCACCGTAAGAGGAATTAAAGGTCTTGATAATTACAGTAAAACAGGAACATACAGAATTGCTTGGAGGCATACTCAAGATACAAAAGCAAACCCTTTCCTTACATTTTCTGCATCCGTAGATGTCACGAGTCAGACATTCTACAACAATACAGTGAACAATAACTATATTTTGGATCAGAGTGTTTTGAGAACTCAGCAAAATTCTACATTGACGCTTACCAAAAGATTTCTAAAGCTTCCGGCAACCATTACCGGTACAGCTTCTTATTCTCAGAATTTTGCTACCGGATTGGCAGATTTGCGTTTGCCGCAGATGAATGTTGCGATCAATCAGTTTTATTTATTTAAGTCTAAAACCGGTGTAAGATCCGGATTATTAGAAAACATAACGGTAAATACAGGATTGAACCTTTCTAACTTTGTAAGTACAGAAGAAGGAGAGCTGTTTACCGACGCAATGTGGGATAAATTACAAACTGGATTAAAAAATAATATTGCATTAGGAACCAATACGACTTTTGCCAAGTATTTCACATTCAGTTTGTCAGCGACAATTGATAATGCTTTAACAACAAAAACGCTTACGAAATATTATGATCCTGTACAAAATATAGAGGTTGACCAGATCAATAAGCAAATTGCCGGATACAGTATATTTTCTACATCTGCAAGTGTGCAGACTCAGTTGTACGGAATGCTCAACTTCAAAAAAGGATCTACAATAGAAGCGATACGACATATGGTGACACCAAGTATTGGCTTCACATATTCTCCTGATTTTGGCGGTGAGCAATTCGGATATTTCAAAAATTTCTATAATGCCAATGGAGCTTTAACGCCATATTCTATTTTTGACAGAGGAATTGTAGGAACGCCGACGACGGGAATGGTGGGAGCCTTAAGCTATAACATTGGTAACAACATCGAAATGAAGGTAAAGTCTAAAAGTGATTCTACCGGAGTGAAAAAAATGAAGATTTTCGAATCTTTAAATATCAGCGGGAATTACAACTTTGCGGCAAAAAGCCATCCTTGGTCGATTATTTCGGTGAGCGGGCAGTCTTCTTTCTTCGATAATAAACTAAGCGTAAATACAAGTTTGTCTATTGAGCCATACAAGATTTTATTTGCTCCGGGATCAGATACCGGTATTAGAACAGAAGATTTCGGTTCGTTTAGCGTACAAGGCTTCAATGTGCAGCTTTCTTATCCTTTAAGCAGCGAATTGTTTGGAGAGAAAAAAGATTACGCCAAAACCTATTCGCAAAAAGGTGAGATCAGAAACGAGAATTACTTCTTTGATGATGATAACTATGCACACTTTGATCAGGCCTGGACCCTGAATGTGAATGCCAATTACCAATATTCAAGAAACTTGACGAGAACCGCTAATAAAATAGCATCCATCGGTCTGGATGGAAGCTTAAAGCTTACTCCTTACTGGAATATCAACGGAAGTACACATTACGATATGGTGACCAAGGAGCTGGCTTATACAAGAATAGGTTTCTCAAGAGATCAGCGTAGTTTTACCATTAATTTTAACTGGGTGCCTTTTGGGCAATACAAAGTTTATGATTTCTTTATCGGAATTAAAGCAAATATATTAAGCGATGCTTTGAAGTATAAAGACAGAAGTTTTACTCAGCCAAATGCACCTTTCTAA
- a CDS encoding RidA family protein — protein MKTIINTVNAPAAIGPYSQANLANGVLYISGQIPVDPATGKLVEGIEKETHQVMKNLEAILTEAGMTFKNVVKASIFLKSMDDFAVMNDIYASYLDAESFPARETVQVSCLPKNVDIEISMIAHQD, from the coding sequence ATGAAAACAATCATCAACACAGTTAATGCTCCTGCAGCTATTGGTCCTTATTCTCAGGCAAATCTTGCCAACGGAGTTTTGTATATCTCTGGTCAGATTCCTGTAGATCCTGCAACGGGTAAATTGGTAGAAGGAATTGAGAAGGAAACACATCAGGTAATGAAAAACCTTGAAGCGATTCTTACAGAAGCAGGCATGACGTTTAAAAATGTTGTTAAAGCGAGTATTTTCCTTAAAAGTATGGATGATTTTGCGGTAATGAATGATATTTATGCATCTTATCTTGATGCTGAAAGCTTCCCGGCTCGTGAGACTGTACAGGTTTCTTGTCTGCCAAAGAATGTTGATATCGAAATTTCTATGATTGCACATCAGGATTAA